The following proteins are encoded in a genomic region of Triticum dicoccoides isolate Atlit2015 ecotype Zavitan chromosome 1B, WEW_v2.0, whole genome shotgun sequence:
- the LOC119318903 gene encoding L-type lectin-domain containing receptor kinase SIT2-like, with protein sequence MIQRSNILLCTIQYCRSWSGDAFPENLTNCSKILPNSRRQACLCDYASPSFFILSRYFCSSGAMRSIKRLSLLQHLLFFLILDLSELATGQQDQFVYSGFAGTNLALDGTATITPDSLLELTNGTFRLRGHAFHPTPFHFGKAPNGTADQAQSFAVSYVFAIYCVQAQTCGHGMASIIAASSNFSDTMPTQYLGLINDHNNGNPANRFFAVELDTNWNDEFKDIDNNHVGIDINNLVSVNSSSAGYYDDRDEGNFQNLTLASYKMMQVWVEYDGGRRQISVSLAPVNMAKPTKPLLSTTYNLSTVLPDMVYVGFSASTGSFDSRQYVLGWSFGINRPAPAIDITKLPKLPHQGPKARSKVLETVLPIVSAAFVLAVGTTAILLVRRRLRYAELREDWETEFGPHRFSYKDLFHATEGFKNKNLLGIGGFGKVYKGVLPKSKVEIAVKRISHDSKQGMKEFVAEVASIGRLQHRNIVQLHGYCRRKAELLLVYEYLSNGSLDKYLYDQEKKPTLTWAQRYKIIKDIASALLYLHQEWEKVVLHRDIKPSNVLLDDGLNGRLGDFGLARLYDHETGPQTTHVVGTIGYLAPELAHTNKATPLSDVFSFGMFVLEVTCGRKPIEPASQGNQLTLVRRVIDHWHQGILTDAVDTKLRGAYNVDEACLALKLGLLCSHPLINLRPNMRQVLRYLNGDMPPPDLNLTHMSFNIPSLMQNEVSIDDLRAALMV encoded by the coding sequence ATGATCCAAAGAAGCAATATTTTGCTGTGCACAATACAATACTGCAGGAGTTGGTCAGGGGATGCTTTTCCAGAGAATCTGACCAACTGCAGCAAAATACTGCCAAATAGTAGACGGCAAGCTTGCTTATGTGATTATGCCTCTCCATCTTTCTTCATTTTGTCCAGATACTTCTGTTCATCAGGAGCCATGAGAAGCATCAAGCGTCTCTCCTTGCTCCAacatctcctcttcttcctcatccttgaTCTTTCAGAGCTTGCTACCGGGCAACAAGACCAATTCGTCTACTCCGGTTTCGCAGGCACCAACCTCGCCCTCGACGGCACCGCCACCATCACACCAGACAGCCTGCTTGAGCTGACAAATGGCACCTTTCGTCTCAGAGGCCATGCTTTCCACCCGACTCCATTCCACTTCGGCAAGGCGCCCAACGGGACAGCGGATCAGGCTCAGTCCTTTGCTGTCTCGTACGTGTTTGCTATCTACTGCGTCCAGGCCCAGACCTGCGGCCACGGCATGGCCTCCATCATCGCCGCGAGCAGCAACTTCTCCGACACCATGCCCACCCAGTACCTGGGGCTCATCAACGACCACAACAACGGCAACCCAGCCAACCGCTTCTTCGCCGTCGAGCTCGACACCAACTGGAACGACGAGTTCAAGGACATTGACAACAACCATGTCGGGATCGACATCAACAACCTCGTCTCCGTGAACTCCAGCAGCGCCGGCTACTACGACGACCGCGACGAGGGTAACTTCCAAAACCTGACACTCGCAAGCTACAAAATGATGCAGGTGTGGGTGGAGTATGACGGAGGTCGCAGGCAGATCAGTGTGAGCTTGGCTCCCGTAAACATGGCCAAACCCACCAAACCACTGCTCTCCACCACCTACAACCTCTCAACGGTGCTCCCAGACATGGTTTACGTCGGCTTCTCCGCCTCGACAGGCTCATTCGACTCGCGGCAGTATGTGCTTGGTTGGAGCTTCGGCATCAACAGGCCTGCTCCGGCAATCGACATCACCAAGCTGCCCAAGCTGCCTCATCAAGGCCCCAAGGCTAGATCCAAGGTACTGGAAACCGTACTGCCAATAGTTTCTGCGGCATTTGTTCTTGCTGTGGGCACCACCGCCATTCTTCTTGTCCGAAGGCGGCTAAGGTATGCCGAGCTTAGAGAAGATTGGGAAACTGAATTTGGGCCCCATAGGTTTTCATACAAGGACTTGTTTCACGCCACCGAGGGATTTAAGAACAAGAATCTACTGGGGATTGGAGGATTTGGAAAGGTGTACAAGGGggtgcttccaaagtcgaaagtggAGATTGCTGTGAAAAGGATCTCCCACGACTCTAAGCAGGGGATGAAGGAATTTGTGGCAGAGGTTGCGAGCATCGGCCGCCTCCAGCACCGCAATATCGTGCAGTTGCATGGCTACTGCCGTCGCAAGGCTGAGCTTCTTTTGGTGTATGAATACCTGTCGAATGGAAGCCTCGACAAGTACCTGTATGATCAGGAGAAGAAGCCTACTTTAACCTGGGCCCAGAGATACAAAATCATCAAAGACATTGCGTCTGCCTTGCTCTACCTTCACCAGGAATGGGAGAAAGTTGTGTTGCATCGAGACATCAAGCCAAGCAACGTGCTCCTCGATGATGGACTGAACGGGCGGCTGGGTGATTTCGGCTTGGCAAGGTTATATGACCACGAGACTGGACCTCAAACCACACATGTTGTTGGCACCATTGGATACCTAGCTCCTGAGCTAGCACACACCAACAAAGCAACCCCACTTAGTGATGTGTTTTCCTTTGGCatgtttgttcttgaggtcacttgTGGGCGAAAGCCCATTGAGCCAGCATCACAAGGCAACCAACTCACCTTGGTCAGAAGGGTGATTGACCATTGGCACCAAGGAATTCTCACAGATGCAGTGGATACCAAGCTCCGAGGTGCCTACAATGTTGATGAGGCATGCCTAGCTCTGAAGTTAGGATTGCTGTGCTCACACCCATTGATCAATTTAAGGCCCAACATGAGGCAGGTTCTGCGGTATCTCAATGGTGATATGCCACCACCAGATCTGAATCTGACACACATGAGCTTCAACATTCCATCCCTGATGCAGAATGAAGTTTCAATAGATGACTTGCGTGCAGCCTTGATGGTGTAA
- the LOC119318934 gene encoding uncharacterized protein LOC119318934, which translates to MATKSTQSTGPSFFNFLKEGLLLPTRNRRLFLAVYAIIIASTALLLLGGDLAVQPLADEIQLDAKALNSTDPGSPDFAKLVQEIQDDTKALLLVGAGYLLLAVVVSSAVRIVLLFAAVSTYSGEEQHATLGLGALLGKAKAQLKGPLITLAFVYVLEIVCTVLLAFVGALLGVLMVMLKQYFAVLLLASILILAAATVFLVYFSFLCSFSIVVAVAEPGCHGAAALGKAWRLAKGKRRQVVLYVAVTGALAAVLSPVHTLARTCAGDHSVALGLLLGFVYAALMALVQLFAVCAMTAFYYERKENSENQLGATGYAKLSTEEATA; encoded by the coding sequence ATGGCAACCAAATCGACTCAAAGCACGGGACCTTCATTCTTCAACTTCCTAAAGGAAGGCCTCCTGCTCCCGACCCGCAACCGGAGGCTCTTCTTGGCGGTCTACGCCATCATCATCGCCTCCACCGCGCTGCTCCTCCTCGGCGGCGACCTCGCCGTCCAGCCCCTCGCCGACGAGATCCAGCTCGACGCCAAGGCGCTGAACAGCACCGACCCCGGCAGCCCGGACTTTGCCAAGCTCGTGCAGGAGATCCAGGATGACACCAAGGCGCTCCTGCTCGTGGGCGCGGGGTACCTCCTGCTCGCTGTCGTCGTCAGCTCGGccgtccggatcgtcctcctcttcGCCGCCGTCTCGACGTACTCCGGCGAGGAGCAGCACGCTACCTTGGGCTTGGGCGCGCTCCTGGGGAAAGCCAAGGCGCAGCTCAAGGGCCCTCTGATCACGCTCGCCTTCGTCTACGTCCTGGAGATCGTCTGCACCGTGCTTCTGGCGTTCGTGGGCGCGCTTCTCGGCGTCCTCATGGTCATGCTGAAGCAGTACTTCGCGGTGCTCCTCCTGGCGTCAATTCTAATCCTCGCTGCGGCCACCGTCTTCCTCGTGTACTTCTCTTTCCTGTGCTCTTTCAGCATCGTCGTGGCGGTGGCCGAGCCCGGCTGCCACGGCGCGGCGGCGCTAGGCAAGGCGTGGAGGCTGGCCAAGGGGAAGAGGAGGCAGGTCGTGCTGTACGTCGCCGTTACCGGTGCCCTGGCCGCCGTCTTATCGCCGGTGCACACGCTCGCAAGGACATGCGCGGGTGATCATAGCGTCGCGCTTGGGCTGCTCCTGGGTTTTGTGTACGCGGCTCTGATGGCACTCGTGCAGTTGTTCGCCGTCTGCGCCATGACCGCGTTCTACTACGAGCGCAAAGAGAACAGCGAGAACCAGTTGGGGGCTACTGGATACGCCAAGTTGTCCACGGAAGAAGCAACCGCTTGA
- the LOC119318914 gene encoding L-type lectin-domain containing receptor kinase SIT2-like yields the protein MKFLFLCFLLCSGLELAFFTAASDDQLLYHGFTAGTNLTVDEAASVTSNGLLELTNGSLGCKGHAFYPTPLHFRKSHDDTVKSFSVAFVFAIHSSYPIMSRQGLAFVVAPSMNFSTALANQYLGLMNSQNNGNLSNHIFAIELDTVLNIEFKDINTNHVGIDINSLQSLESNPAGYYDDRNGTFQDMVLASGDAIQVWVDYNGEAKKISVTMAPLQMAKPTRPLISTDYDLSSVLQDPSYIGFSSSGGEVDSRHYVLGWSFGMNKPAPLINSAKLPKLPQPKHQSKLLKIILPIASAIFVFAVGSMVILLVRRKLRYAELKEDWEIEFGPHRFSYKDLFHATEGFKNKHLLGAGGFGKVYKGTLPSTKLEVAVKRVSHDSRQGLKEFVAEVVSIGRIRHRNLVQLLGYCRRKDELLLVYDYMSNGSLDKYLYCDDQMLILNWAQRFRIIKDIASGLLYLHEKWEKVVIHRDIKASNVLLDSEMNGRLGDFGLARLYDHGTDMQTTHVVGTIGYLAPELICTGKATPLTDVFAFGIFLLEVACGQRPVNSNARGDQPLLADWVLEHWNKGSLTEAVDTRLQNDYNVDEACLVLKLGLLCAHPFTNARPNMQSIMRYLDGDLQLPDLTDTDMSFSLLSQMQGQGFDRYALSYLSVNTSIGTISGLSGGR from the coding sequence ATGAAGTTCCTCTTCCTCTGTTTCCTCCTCTGCTCTGGCCTCGAGCTTGCGTTTTTCACTGCAGCAAGTGATGACCAACTCTTGTACCATGGCTTCACAGCCGGTACCAACCTCACCGTCGACGAGGCTGCTTCAGTCACGTCGAACGGACTCCTTGAACTAACCAATGGCTCGCTTGGTTGCAAAGGTCATGCGTTCTACCCAACTCCATTGCACTTCCGCAAATCGCATGATGATACCGTGAAATCTTTCTCAGTCGCCTTCGTGTTTGCCATCCACTCTAGCTACCCAATCATGAGCCGACAGGGCTTGGCTTTCGTCGTTGCCCCAAGCATGAACTTCTCAACTGCATTGGCCAATCAATACTTGGGCCTCATGAACTCCCAGAACAACGGCAACTTGAGCAACCACATCTTCGCCATCGAGCTAGACACCGTCCTAAACATCGAGTTCAAAGACATCAACACCAACCATGTAGGTATTGACATCAACAGCCTCCAGTCTTTAGAGTCCAATCCTGCAGGATACTATGATGATAGGAATGGTACCTTCCAAGACATGGTTCTTGCTAGCGGTGATGCAATTCAAGTGTGGGTCGACTACAATGGTGAAGCCAAGAAAATCAGTGTGACCATGGCTCCCCTTCAAATGGCGAAACCTACAAGGCCACTCATCTCGACAGATTATGACCTCTCAAGTGTGTTACAAGATCCATCCTACATCGGCTTCTCATCTTCAGGTGGAGAGGTTGACTCAAGACATTATGTGCTTGGTTGGAGTTTTGGGATGAACAAACCAGCCCCACTGATCAATTCTGCGAAGCTGCCAAAGCTACCTCAGCCAAAGCATCAATCAAAGCTGCTGAAAATCATCCTACCTATAGCGAGTGCAATTTTCGTATTTGCTGTGGGTTCTATGGTCATTTTACTTGTGAGGAGAAAATTGAGGTATGCTGAGCTAAAAGAAGATTGGGAGATTGAGTTTGGGCCACATCGGTTCTCATACAAGGATTTGTTCCATGCCACAGAAGGATTTAAGAACAAACACCTACTTGGTGCAGGAGGGTTTGGGAAGGTATATAAAGGGACCCTTCCATCAACTAAACTAGAGGTTGCTGTGAAGAGGGTATCCCATGACTCCAGACAGGGCCTAAAGGAGTTTGTTGCTGAGGTTGTCAGCATTGGCCGCATCCGACATCGTAACCTTGTTCAGTTGCTTGGCTATTGTAGGAGAAAAGATGAACTCCTTTTGGTGTATGACTACATGTCAAATGGTAGCCTTGATAAGTATTTGTATTGTGATGATCAAATGCTTATACTAAACTGGGCTCAGAGGTTTCGGATAATAAAGGATATTGCATCAGGCTTGCTCTACCTCCATGAAAAATGGGAGAAAGTGGTCATCCACCGTGACATCAAAGCAAGCAACGTACTCCTTGATAGTGAAATGAATGGGAGGCTAGGTGACTTTGGCCTTGCAAGACTTTATGATCATGGAACTGATATGCAGACCACACATGTGGTTGGTACCATTGGGTACCTAGCCCCAGAACTGATATGCACAGGTAAGGCAACTCCTCTCACCGATGTGTTTGCCTTTGGGATTTTCCTTCTTGAGGTTGCCTGTGGGCAAAGACCAGTTAACAGCAATGCACGAGGAGATCAACCTTTGTTAGCTGATTGGGTTCTTGAGCATTGGAATAAGGGATCACTGACTGAGGCAGTAGATACGAGGCTACAGAATGACTATAATGTTGACGAGGCATGCCTAGTGCTAAAGCTAGGACTACTATGTGCACACCCGTTTACCAATGCAAGGCCCAACATGCAGAGTATCATGCGGTACCTCGATGGCGATTTGCAACTCCCAGACTTGACAGATACAGACATGAGCTTCAGCCTGCTCTCTCAAATGCAGGGTCAAGGGTTTGACCGTTACGCATTGTCATATCTTTCAGTAAACACGAGCATTGGCACAATATCTGGTCTTTCAGGAGGAAGATGA
- the LOC119301105 gene encoding UDP-glycosyltransferase 83A1-like — translation MACPPHAIVIPYPAQGHVIPLMEVAHALADRGFNVTFVNTEFNHARVVAAMSNGAGSGLGRIRLVEVPDGMAPGEDRNQLVRLTILMAEFMAPRVEELILRSGEDGACPGKITCMVTDYNVGYWAVDIARRTGIRVGAVWPASAAVMVTLLSFPKLIEDNIIDAEDGSTVGEGTFQLSPDMPVMHSAHLAWNCIGDHDQQATLYRLLVDGVRAMEQCDFVICNSFQDAEPASFKLFPNVLPVGPILTGERSGKAVGHFWQPEDDECMSWLDTQPERSVVYVAFGSFTMFDRRQFEELALGLELSGRPFLWVVRPDIGHGAVHDYPEGFLDRVCGVGGQGKLVSWSPQQRVLAHPAVACFVSHCGWNSTMEGVRNGVPFLAWPYFADQFVNQVYISDVWKVGLKAVADDSGVMTKEHIAGRVEELMGDAGMRERVEAMKKAAHQSIQEGGSSHGNFDAFAEAMKNAAPQEVSVQDGGASPGNFHTLADGMKA, via the exons ATGGCGTGTCCACCACACGCCATCGTCATCCCCTACCCGGCGCAGGGCCATGTCATCCCACTCATGGAGGTCGCGCACGCGCTGGCTGACAGGGGCTTCAACGTCACCTTCGTCAACACCGAGTTCAACCACGCCCGTGTCGTCGCCGCCATGTCGAACGGTGCCGGCAGTGGGCTGGGCCGGATCCGGCTCGTGGAGGTGCCGGATGGCATGGCCCCTGGGGAGGACCGGAACCAGCTGGTGAGGCTGACCATACTCATGGCGGAGTTCATGGCGCCGCGGGTGGAGGAGCTCATTCTCCGGAGCGGCGAGGACGGCGCGTGCCCGGGCAAGATCACGTGCATGGTGACGGACTACAACGTCGGGTATTGGGCGGTGGACATTGCGCGAAGGACAGGGATCCGGGTGGGGGCCGTTTGGCCGGCGTCGGCCGCCGTCATGGTCACCCTGCTGAGCTTCCCCAAGCTGATCGAGGACAACATCATCGATGCGGAAGATG GATCTACAGTGGGTGAGGGAACGTTCCAGCTGAGCCCCGACATGCCTGTCATGCACAGCGCCCACCTCGCATGGAACTGCATCGGCGACCACGACCAGCAGGCGACCCTCTACCGGCTCCTTGTCGACGGCGTTCGTGCAATGGAGCAGTGCGACTTCGTCATCTGCAACTCCTTCCAGGACGCGGAGCCGGCGTCTTTCAAGCTCTTCCCCAACGTCCTTCCCGTTGGCCCAATACTCACCGGCGAGCGCAGCGGCAAGGCCGTCGGCCACTtctggcagccggaggacgacgagtgCATGTCCTGGCTCGACACGCAGCCGGAGAGATCCGTAGTGTACGTGGCCTTCGGCAGCTTCACCATGTTCGACCGGCGCCAGTTCGAGGAACTCGCGCTGGGGCTCGAGCTCTCGGGCCGGCCGTTCCTGTGGGTCGTGCGCCCGGACATCGGCCACGGCGCCGTCCACGACTACCCGGAGGGCTTCCTGGATCGCGTTTGCGGTGTCGGCGGCCAAGGCAAGCTCGTCTCCTGGTCACCGCAGCAGCGTGTGCTAGCGCACCCGGCGGTGGCGTGCTTCGTGTCGCACTGCGGGTGGAACTCCACCATGGAGGGCGTCCGGAACGGCGTGCCGTTCCTGGCCTGGCCCTACTTCGCCGACCAGTTCGTGAACCAGGTGTACATCTCCGACGTGTGGAAGGTCGGCCTCAAGGCCGTCGCCGACGACTCAGGAGTCATGACCAAGGAGCACATCGCCGGCAGGGTGGAGGAGCTGATGGGGGACGCCGGCATGAGGGAGAGGGTGGAGGCCATGAAGAAGGCCGCGCACCAGAGCATTCAGGAAGGGGGCTCCTCGCACGGAAACTTTGATGCTTTCGCGGAGGCCATGAAGAATGCGGCGCCACAGGAAGTGAGCGTTCAGGACGGGGGCGCCTCACCCGGAAACTTCCATACTCTTGCGGACGGCATGAAGGCATGA